One genomic segment of Pongo abelii isolate AG06213 chromosome 13, NHGRI_mPonAbe1-v2.0_pri, whole genome shotgun sequence includes these proteins:
- the RPL12 gene encoding large ribosomal subunit protein uL11, producing MPPKFDPNEIKVVYLRCTGGEVGATSALAPKIGPLGLSPKKVGDDIAKATGDWKGLRITVKLTIQNRQAQIEVVPSASALIIKALKEPPRDRKKQKNIKHSGNITFDEIVNIARQMRHRSLARELSGTIKEILGTAQSVGCNVDGRHPHDIIDDINSGAVECPAS from the exons ATGCCGCCGAAGTTCGACCCCAACGAGATCAAAGTCG TATACCTGAGGTGCACCGGAGGTGAAGTCGGTGCCACTTCTGCCCTGGCCCCCAAGATCGGCCCCCTGGGTCTG TCTCCAAAAAAGGTTGGTGATGACATTGCCAAGGCAACAGGTGACTGGAAGGGCCTGAGGATTACAGTGAAACTGACCATTCAGAACAGACAGGCCCAG ATTGAGGTGgtgccttctgcctctgccctgaTCATCAAAGCCCTCAAGGAACcaccaagagacagaaagaaacagaaaaaca TTAAACACAGTGGGAATATCACTTTTGATGAGATCGTCAACATTGCTCGACAGATGCGGCACCGATCCTTAGCCAGAGAACTCTCTG GAACCATTAAAGAGATCCTGGGGACTGCCCAGTCTGTGGGCTGTAATGTTGATGGCCGCCACCCTCATGACATCATAGATGACATCAATAGTGGTGCTGTGGAATGCCCAGCC agttaa
- the ZNF79 gene encoding zinc finger protein 79 isoform X1 — MLEEGVLPSPDPAFPQEENTGEEGMAAGLLTAGPRGSTFFSSVTVAFAQEGWRCLVSTPQDRFKEGIPGKSRNLVLLGLPVSQPGMNSQLEQREGAWMLEGEDLRSPSPGWKIISGSPPEQALSEASFQDPRVEMPPGDSDHRTSDLEKSFNLRPVLSPQQRVPVEARPRKCETHTKSFKNSEILKLHRAKPYACNECGKAFSYCSSLSQHQKSHTGEKPYECSECGKAFSQSSSLIQHQRIHTGEKPYKCSECGRAFSQNANLTKHQRTHTGEKPYRCSECEKAFSDCSALVQHQRIHTGEKPYECSDCGKAFRHSANLTNHQRTHTGEKPYKCSECGKAFSYCAAFIQHQRIHTGEKPYRCAACGKAFSQSANLTNHQRTHTGEKPYKCSECGKAFSQSTNLIIHQKTHTGEKPYKCNECGKFFSESSALIRHHIIHTGEKPYECNECGKAFNQSSSLSQHQRIHTGVKPYECSECGKAFRCSSAFVRHQRLHAGE, encoded by the exons ATGCTGGAGGAAGGAG taCTGCCTTCCCCAGACCCTGCCTTTCCGCAAGAGGAAAACACAGGAGAGGAAGGAATGGCTGCTGGTCTCCTCACAGCTGGGCCCCGG GGATCCACATTCTTCAGCAGTGTGACGGTAGCTTTTGCACAGGAAGGGTGGAGGTGCCTCGTGTCTACTCCACAGGACAGGTTCAAGGAGGGGATACCAGGAAAGTCCAGGAACCTTGTCTTACTAG GACTTCCAGTTTCCCAGCCTGGCATGAACTCCCAGTTGGAACAAAGGGAAGGCGCATGGATGCTGGAGGGCGAAGACCTGCGAAGTCCCTCTCCAG gctggaAGATTATATCTGGATCACCACCAGAGCAAGCCCTTTCTGAAGCTTCATTCCAAGACCCACGTGTAGAGATGCCCCCTGGGGATTCAGACCACAGGACCAGTGACCTTGAGAAGAGCTTCAATCTGAGACCAGTCCTGTCTCCGCAACAGAGAGTACCCGTGGAAGCGAGACCTCGCAAATGTGAGACGCACACCAAGAGCTTCAAGAACTCGGAAATCCTGAAACttcacagagcaaaaccatatgcatgtaatgaatgtggcaaagctttcaGTTACTGTTCTTCCCTTTCTCAGCATCAGAAGagccacactggagagaagccctatgaGTGCAGTGAGTGTGGGAAGGCCTTCAGCCAGAGCTCATCTCTCATTCAGCACCAGAggattcacactggagagaaaccttacaagtgcaGTGAATGTGGAAGAGCCTTCAGCCAGAACGCCAACCTCACCAAACACCAGCGAACCCACACCGGAGAGAAGCCCTACAGATGCAGCGAGTGTGAGAAAGCCTTCAGTGACTGCTCAGCTCTTGTTcagcatcagagaattcataccgGAGAGAAGCCCTATGAATGCAGCGACTGTGGGAAGGCCTTTCGTCACAGTGCAAACCTTACGAATCACCAGAGGACTCACACCGGGGAGAAGCCCTACAAGTGCAGCGAGTGTGGGAAGGCCTTCAGTTACTGCGCAGCGTTCATTCAGCACCAGAGGATTCACACCGGGGAGAAGCCCTACAGATGTGCTGCGTGTGGGAAGGCCTTCAGCCAGAGTGCAAACCTCACAAACCATCAGAGGACTCACACTGGGGAGAAACCCTACAAGTGCAGCGAGTGTGGGAAGGCCTTCAGCCAGAGTACCAATCTCATAATCCACCAAAAGACCCACACCGGGGAGAAGCCatataaatgtaatgaatgtgggaaattCTTCAGTGAGAGCTCAGCCCTCATTCGACATCACATAATCCACACCGGGGAAAAACCTTATGAGTGTAATGAGTGTGGTAAAGCATTTAACCAGAGCTCATCCCTTAGTCAGCATCAGAGAATCCACACAGGCGTGAAACCCTACGAATGCAGCGAGTGTGGGAAGGCCTTCCGGTGCAGCTCTGCCTTCGTTAGACATCAGAGACTCCACGCTGGAGAGTAA
- the ZNF79 gene encoding zinc finger protein 79 isoform X2 — protein sequence MAAGLLTAGPRGSTFFSSVTVAFAQEGWRCLVSTPQDRFKEGIPGKSRNLVLLGLPVSQPGMNSQLEQREGAWMLEGEDLRSPSPGWKIISGSPPEQALSEASFQDPRVEMPPGDSDHRTSDLEKSFNLRPVLSPQQRVPVEARPRKCETHTKSFKNSEILKLHRAKPYACNECGKAFSYCSSLSQHQKSHTGEKPYECSECGKAFSQSSSLIQHQRIHTGEKPYKCSECGRAFSQNANLTKHQRTHTGEKPYRCSECEKAFSDCSALVQHQRIHTGEKPYECSDCGKAFRHSANLTNHQRTHTGEKPYKCSECGKAFSYCAAFIQHQRIHTGEKPYRCAACGKAFSQSANLTNHQRTHTGEKPYKCSECGKAFSQSTNLIIHQKTHTGEKPYKCNECGKFFSESSALIRHHIIHTGEKPYECNECGKAFNQSSSLSQHQRIHTGVKPYECSECGKAFRCSSAFVRHQRLHAGE from the exons ATGGCTGCTGGTCTCCTCACAGCTGGGCCCCGG GGATCCACATTCTTCAGCAGTGTGACGGTAGCTTTTGCACAGGAAGGGTGGAGGTGCCTCGTGTCTACTCCACAGGACAGGTTCAAGGAGGGGATACCAGGAAAGTCCAGGAACCTTGTCTTACTAG GACTTCCAGTTTCCCAGCCTGGCATGAACTCCCAGTTGGAACAAAGGGAAGGCGCATGGATGCTGGAGGGCGAAGACCTGCGAAGTCCCTCTCCAG gctggaAGATTATATCTGGATCACCACCAGAGCAAGCCCTTTCTGAAGCTTCATTCCAAGACCCACGTGTAGAGATGCCCCCTGGGGATTCAGACCACAGGACCAGTGACCTTGAGAAGAGCTTCAATCTGAGACCAGTCCTGTCTCCGCAACAGAGAGTACCCGTGGAAGCGAGACCTCGCAAATGTGAGACGCACACCAAGAGCTTCAAGAACTCGGAAATCCTGAAACttcacagagcaaaaccatatgcatgtaatgaatgtggcaaagctttcaGTTACTGTTCTTCCCTTTCTCAGCATCAGAAGagccacactggagagaagccctatgaGTGCAGTGAGTGTGGGAAGGCCTTCAGCCAGAGCTCATCTCTCATTCAGCACCAGAggattcacactggagagaaaccttacaagtgcaGTGAATGTGGAAGAGCCTTCAGCCAGAACGCCAACCTCACCAAACACCAGCGAACCCACACCGGAGAGAAGCCCTACAGATGCAGCGAGTGTGAGAAAGCCTTCAGTGACTGCTCAGCTCTTGTTcagcatcagagaattcataccgGAGAGAAGCCCTATGAATGCAGCGACTGTGGGAAGGCCTTTCGTCACAGTGCAAACCTTACGAATCACCAGAGGACTCACACCGGGGAGAAGCCCTACAAGTGCAGCGAGTGTGGGAAGGCCTTCAGTTACTGCGCAGCGTTCATTCAGCACCAGAGGATTCACACCGGGGAGAAGCCCTACAGATGTGCTGCGTGTGGGAAGGCCTTCAGCCAGAGTGCAAACCTCACAAACCATCAGAGGACTCACACTGGGGAGAAACCCTACAAGTGCAGCGAGTGTGGGAAGGCCTTCAGCCAGAGTACCAATCTCATAATCCACCAAAAGACCCACACCGGGGAGAAGCCatataaatgtaatgaatgtgggaaattCTTCAGTGAGAGCTCAGCCCTCATTCGACATCACATAATCCACACCGGGGAAAAACCTTATGAGTGTAATGAGTGTGGTAAAGCATTTAACCAGAGCTCATCCCTTAGTCAGCATCAGAGAATCCACACAGGCGTGAAACCCTACGAATGCAGCGAGTGTGGGAAGGCCTTCCGGTGCAGCTCTGCCTTCGTTAGACATCAGAGACTCCACGCTGGAGAGTAA
- the ZNF79 gene encoding zinc finger protein 79 isoform X3 codes for MNSQLEQREGAWMLEGEDLRSPSPGWKIISGSPPEQALSEASFQDPRVEMPPGDSDHRTSDLEKSFNLRPVLSPQQRVPVEARPRKCETHTKSFKNSEILKLHRAKPYACNECGKAFSYCSSLSQHQKSHTGEKPYECSECGKAFSQSSSLIQHQRIHTGEKPYKCSECGRAFSQNANLTKHQRTHTGEKPYRCSECEKAFSDCSALVQHQRIHTGEKPYECSDCGKAFRHSANLTNHQRTHTGEKPYKCSECGKAFSYCAAFIQHQRIHTGEKPYRCAACGKAFSQSANLTNHQRTHTGEKPYKCSECGKAFSQSTNLIIHQKTHTGEKPYKCNECGKFFSESSALIRHHIIHTGEKPYECNECGKAFNQSSSLSQHQRIHTGVKPYECSECGKAFRCSSAFVRHQRLHAGE; via the exons ATGAACTCCCAGTTGGAACAAAGGGAAGGCGCATGGATGCTGGAGGGCGAAGACCTGCGAAGTCCCTCTCCAG gctggaAGATTATATCTGGATCACCACCAGAGCAAGCCCTTTCTGAAGCTTCATTCCAAGACCCACGTGTAGAGATGCCCCCTGGGGATTCAGACCACAGGACCAGTGACCTTGAGAAGAGCTTCAATCTGAGACCAGTCCTGTCTCCGCAACAGAGAGTACCCGTGGAAGCGAGACCTCGCAAATGTGAGACGCACACCAAGAGCTTCAAGAACTCGGAAATCCTGAAACttcacagagcaaaaccatatgcatgtaatgaatgtggcaaagctttcaGTTACTGTTCTTCCCTTTCTCAGCATCAGAAGagccacactggagagaagccctatgaGTGCAGTGAGTGTGGGAAGGCCTTCAGCCAGAGCTCATCTCTCATTCAGCACCAGAggattcacactggagagaaaccttacaagtgcaGTGAATGTGGAAGAGCCTTCAGCCAGAACGCCAACCTCACCAAACACCAGCGAACCCACACCGGAGAGAAGCCCTACAGATGCAGCGAGTGTGAGAAAGCCTTCAGTGACTGCTCAGCTCTTGTTcagcatcagagaattcataccgGAGAGAAGCCCTATGAATGCAGCGACTGTGGGAAGGCCTTTCGTCACAGTGCAAACCTTACGAATCACCAGAGGACTCACACCGGGGAGAAGCCCTACAAGTGCAGCGAGTGTGGGAAGGCCTTCAGTTACTGCGCAGCGTTCATTCAGCACCAGAGGATTCACACCGGGGAGAAGCCCTACAGATGTGCTGCGTGTGGGAAGGCCTTCAGCCAGAGTGCAAACCTCACAAACCATCAGAGGACTCACACTGGGGAGAAACCCTACAAGTGCAGCGAGTGTGGGAAGGCCTTCAGCCAGAGTACCAATCTCATAATCCACCAAAAGACCCACACCGGGGAGAAGCCatataaatgtaatgaatgtgggaaattCTTCAGTGAGAGCTCAGCCCTCATTCGACATCACATAATCCACACCGGGGAAAAACCTTATGAGTGTAATGAGTGTGGTAAAGCATTTAACCAGAGCTCATCCCTTAGTCAGCATCAGAGAATCCACACAGGCGTGAAACCCTACGAATGCAGCGAGTGTGGGAAGGCCTTCCGGTGCAGCTCTGCCTTCGTTAGACATCAGAGACTCCACGCTGGAGAGTAA